The Musa acuminata AAA Group cultivar baxijiao chromosome BXJ2-2, Cavendish_Baxijiao_AAA, whole genome shotgun sequence genome has a segment encoding these proteins:
- the LOC103975344 gene encoding beta-galactosidase translates to MGIEPIPVGRGQGRSALLLLLAVAAAAMLSSPWLVTPVDASVSYDRKALIINGRRRILISGSIHYPRSTPEMWPDLIQKAKDGGLDVIQTYVFWNGHEPSPGQYYFGGNYDLVRFVKLVKQAGLYVHLRIGPYVCAEWNFGGFPVWLKYVPGISFRTDNEPFKAAMAKFTEKIVSVMKSEGLFESQGGPIILSQIENEYGPLEDYYGGGVAKNYASWAAHMAVGLNTGVPWVMCKQDDAPDPVINTCNGFYCDNFSPNKPYKPTLWTEAWTAWYTAFGGPVPERPVEDLAFAVARFIQKGGSFVNYYMYHGGTNFGRTAGGPFISTSYDYDAPIDEYGLLRQPKWGHLRDMHKAIKMCEPALVSADATVTKLGNYEQAHVFRLKSGACAAFLSNYNPKSSAIVTYNGKKYDIPPWSISILPDCKTAVFNTARVGAQTSQVKMSPVGKFSWMSFSEETNSLDDNSFTKNGLVEQISMTWDRTDYLWYTTSIDIGRNENFLKNGQNPVLTVMSAGHAMHVFINGQKAGTVYGGLDSPKLTYTGNVKLWAGSNKISILSVAVGLPNVGNHFETWNVGILGPVTLEGLNEGRIDLTSQKWTYQIGLRGESLNLHTISGSSSVEWGGASINQPLTWYKAFFNAPAGNEPLALDMSSMGKGEAWINGQSIGRYWPAYKAYGSCGGCDYHGTYSEKKCQTKCGESTQKWYHVPRSWLKPTGNLLVVFEEWGGNPTGINVVKRTAI, encoded by the exons ATGGGCATCGAGCCTATACCGGTGGGACGCGGCCAAGGACGGTCggcgctgctgctgctactggcgGTGGCGGCAGCGGCAATGTTGTCGTCGCCGTGGCTCGTCACTCCAGTCGATGCCTCAGTTTCCTACGACCGCAAGGCCCTCATAATCAACGGAAGGCGCAGAATCCTCATCTCCGGTTCCATTCACTACCCCAGGAGCACTCCGGAG ATGTGGCCAGATCTTATCCAGAAGGCCAAAGATGGCGGCTTGGACGTAATCCAGACCTATGTGTTCTGGAATGGGCACGAACCCTCCCCTGGCCAG TACTATTTTGGAGGGAACTACGACTTAGTTCGCTTCGTCAAGCTGGTGAAGCAGGCCGGACTCTACGTTCATCTCCGAATTGGTCCATACGTTTGTGCCGAATGGAATTTTGG GGGATTTCCTGTCTGGCTAAAATATGTTCCTGGTATCAGCTTCCGGACTGACAATGAACCTTTCAag GCGGCAATGGCAAAATTCACAGAAAAGATTGTCTCCGTGATGAAGTCTGAAGGATTATTCGAATCACAGGGTGGCCCCATAATCCTCTCTCAG ATCGAAAATGAATATGGTCCACTTGAGGATTATTACGGTGGTGGTGTAGCAAAGAATTACGCAAGCTGGGCTGCTCACATGGCAGTTGGCCTCAATACCGGCGTGCCCTGGGTCATGTGCAAACAAGATGATGCTCCTGATCCAGTT ATCAATACCTGTAATGGTTTCTACTGTGATAATTTCTCACCAAACAAGCCATATAAGCCGACTTTGTGGACAGAAGCTTGGACTGCCTG GTACACTGCTTTCGGAGGGCCAGTTCCTGAAAGGCCTGTTGAGGACTTAGCTTTTGCAGTTGCAAGGTTTATACAGAAAGGTGGATCCTTCGTTAACTACTATATG TACCATGGAGGAACAAACTTTGGTAGGACTGCTGGTGGTCCATTTATTTCAACAAGCTATGACTATGATGCCCCAATTGATGAATATG GTCTCCTAAGGCAACCAAAATGGGGTCATCTGAGGGACATGCATAAAGCTATCAAGATGTGTGAACCAGCTCTTGTATCAGCAGATGCCACTGTGACAAAACTTGGAAATTATGAGCAG GCACATGTCTTCAGATTAAAGTCCGGTGCTTGTGCTGCATTCCTCTCTAACTACAACCCAAAATCATCTGCAATAGTTACTTACAATGGAAAGAAATATGATATTCCACCTTGGTCCATCAGTATCCTTCCTGACTGCAAAACTGCAGTATTCAACACTGCAAGG GTAGGAGCTCAGACATCACAGGTGAAAATGTCACCGGTTGGCAAGTTTTCTTGGATGTCCTTCAGTGAAGAGACCAATTCATTAGATGATAACTCATTCACGAAAAATGGGTTAGTGGAACAGATAAGCATGACATGGGACCGGACAGACTACCTGTGGTACACTACATC CATTGACATTGGCCGAAATGAGAATTTTTTGAAGAATGGCCAGAACCCTGTTCTTACTGTGATGTCTGCAGGTCATGCTATGCATGTTTTCATCAATGGACAGAAGGCTG GAACTGTCTATGGTGGTTTAGACAGCCCGAAACTGACTTATACAGGAAATGTGAAATTATGGGCAGGAAGCAACAAAATCTCAATTTTAAGTGTAGCTGTTGGTCTACCT AATGTTGGTAATCATTTTGAGACATGGAATGTTGGTATTCTTGGTCCAGTGACACTGGAAGGTCTTAATGAAGGAAGGATAGATCTTACATCTCAGAAATGGACTTACCAG ATTGGTCTGAGAGGTGAATCTTTGAATCTTCACACAATTAGTGGCAGTTCTTCAGTTGAGTGGGGAGGTGCATCTATAAATCAGCCCTTGACTTGGTACAAG GCTTTCTTCAATGCTCCAGCTGGGAATGAGCCATTGGCATTAGATATGAGTAGCATGGGTAAAGGTGAAGCGTGGATCAATGGACAGAGCATTGGTCGCTACTGGCCTGCCTACAAAGCATATGGTTCTTGTGGTGGTTGTGATTACCATGGCACATACAGTGAGAAGAAATGCCAAACTAAATGTGGAGAGTCTACACAAAAATG GTATCATGTTCCTCGCTCCTGGCTAAAACCAACTGGAAACCTTTTGGTTGTGTTTGAAGAGTGGGGTGGTAATCCAACAGGCATCAACGTGGTAAAAAGAACAGCCATATGA
- the LOC135605999 gene encoding protein CHUP1, chloroplastic-like → MSAGTDNAAADGGRRCGEQMELVVRGKRDVKPMFVRVGIAIALSLAGFVVSQLRPRPRPSLRPPSRRPSPSAAAESKSGGQDSGGCLQQEVGTLKTEEDLMDIINGTAITATGEEAGFLLPGFDDLVMQEFDVTRKDLETTPITTMPEKPVMQERAMMEQEITNLKELVLSLQERERCLEQQLLDYHGLKGQEAVVRELVNRLKISSMEAKLYMLKIESLQADNQRLQAQLEDYAKAISELDAAREHIKLLDEKLESDRDKEKEIMVSLHQRISSLQQREQKNVENDAEVKSKLKKLEELEHESMDLRTINSRLAEENSDLARKLKSTQNTASAVREDAKAEALEEANHFRKANEKLMEEIEQLQIDWCTDVEELVYLRWVNACLRYELKNHQLPSEETLARDLSKSLSVKSKKKAKQLILEYANLGADEKSSNYFEVNSNYSSSSQASAGEPEDTSIDNSSLVKHGSSNKAKFLNKLKKLVLGKGKHSKKVSAVDKTTSSGSSERRASFSTCSFDDVIGMDSYDSSSSCMIEKVAAVNSLAGTEAQTVEGQCNKDVFSQDNSRLSLDIQRLQELYLEEEMEEKGLLCRRDCATSCDYMKISFLEHSLISCERNPLDQEKAYIPEKVELKKYADALRSSRGIPKLNRRSASSRY, encoded by the exons ATGAGCGCGGGGACAGATAATGCGGCGGCTGATGGCGGTCGTAGATGTGGTGAGCAGATGGAGTTGGTGGTGAGAGGAAAGAGGGACGTGAAGCCTATGTTCGTCAGGGTCGGCATCGCCATTGCTCTCTCCTTGGCCGGCTTCGTCGTGTCCCAGCTCCGGCCCCGCCCACGCCCTTCCCTTCGTCCGCCTTCTCGTCGGCCCTCGCCCTCAG CTGCTGCAGAGTCGAAATCAGGTGGGCAGGATAGCGGCGGTTGCCTCCAACAGGAAGTCGGCACCCTGAAAACT GAAGAGGATTTGATGGACATTATCAATGGCACCGCCATCACTGCCACAGGCGAAGAAGCAGGCTTTCTCTTGCCTGGATTTGACGATCTTGTAATGCAAGAATTTGATGTGACAAGGAAGGACCTGGAAACCACCCCAATTACCACCATGCCTGAGAAACCTGTGATGCAAGAAAGGGCCATGATGGAGCAAGAGATTACAAATCTTAAGGAGTTGGTTTTGTCCCTACAGGAGAGGGAGAGGTGTCTTGAGCAACAGTTGTTGGATTACCATGGACTGAAAGGGCAAGAAGCTGTTGTGAGAGAACTTGTGAATCGATTGAAGATTAGTTCGATGGAGGCTAAGTTGTACATGTTAAAGATTGAGTCTTTGCAGGCTGACAACCAGAGGCTACAAGCTCAGCTGGAGGACTATGCGAAAGCAATTAGTGAGCTTGATGCTGCAAGGGAACATATTAAGCTTTTGGATGAGAAGTTGGAATCAGATAGGGACAAGGAAAAAGAGATAATGGTCTCCCTTCACCAGAGAATCAGTTCGTTACAGCAAAGGGAGCAGAAAAATGTGGAGAATGATGCAGAGGTCAAAAGCAAGTTGAAGAAGTTGGAGGAACTGGAACATGAGTCCATGGATCTCAGAACAATCAACTCAAGGTTGGCAGAGGAGAATTCAGACTTGGCGAGGAAGTTGAAATCCACACAAAATACTGCATCTGCAGTTCGTGAGGATGCAAAG GCAGAAGCATTGGAGGAAGCCAACCACTTCAGGAAGGCGAATGAAAAATTGATGGAGGAGATTGAACAGCTCCAAATTGATTGGTGCACTGATGTTGAGGAGCTAGTGTATCTTCGATGGGTAAATGCTTGCTTAAGGTACGAGCTGAAGAATCACCAGCTACCTTCAGAAGAAACACTTGCAAGAGATCTTAGCAAGAGTTTGAGTGTTAAATCCAAAAAGAAGGCCAAACAACTTATACTGGAATATGCCAATTTGGGTGCTGATGAAAAAAGTTCGAATTATTTTGAAGTCAACTcaaattattcttcttcttcacaaGCATCTGCCGGAGAACCTGAAGATACATCAATTGACAACTCATCCTTGGTAAAACATGGTAGTTCAAATAAAGCAAAGTTTCTTAACAAACTTAAGAAGCTAGTGTTAGGAAAAGGCAAGCACAGCAAGAAAGTTTCAGCCGTAGATAAAACTACAAGCTCTGGAAGTTCCGAAAGAAGAGCATCTTTCTCGACCTGTTCTTTTGACGATGTCATTGGAATGGATTCATATGATAGCTCATCATCATGCATGATAGAGAAAGTGGCTGCAGTGAATTCATTGGCAGGAACAGAAGCACAAACAGTTGAAGGACAATGTAATAAAGATGTTTTCTCTCAAGATAACTCTAGGCTCTCTTTAGACATTCAAAGGTTGCAGGAGCTTTATCTGGAAGAAGAAATGGAGGAAAAAGGCCTGCTTTGTAGAAGGGATTGTGCAACATCTTGTGATTATATGAAAATATCCTTTTTAGAACATTCATTAATCAGTTGTGAAAGGAATCCTCTTGATCAAGAAAAAGCTTACATTCCTGAGAAAGTTGAGCTGAAAAAGTATGCAGATGCTTTGAGAAGCTCAAGAGGGATACCCAAATTAAATAGAAGATCAGCATCTTCTAGATATTGA
- the LOC135606000 gene encoding GDSL esterase/lipase APG-like yields MARRFNSVGELVTLALFFLHFVGGDAQSSAALVPALITFGDSTVDVGNNDYLKTVFRADFPPYGRDFKNHEPTGRFCNGKLATDLTADTLGFTTYPPAYLSPQASGKNLLIGANFASAGSGLYDETSYLSHAIPLTQQLEYYKEYQSKLAHVAGSSQAKAIISDALYIVSTGASDFIQNYYINPFLFKTQSPDQFSSFLVDIFSNFVKNLYGLGARRIGVTSLPPLGCLPVTITLFGHGSNRCVTRLNSDAQNYNRKLNAATNSLAKHLPNLKIAVFDIYKPLDDLVTKPSDFGFFEARRGCCGTGTVETTSLLCNQHSIGTCPNATGYVFWDSVHPSESANQVLADSLIVEGINLIL; encoded by the exons ATGGCAAGGAGATTTAACAGTGTGGGGGAGCTGGTGACTTTGGCCCTCTTCTTCCTTCATTTCGTGGGCGGCGATGCACAATCGTCGGCGGCGCTCGTCCCCGCCTTAATAACATTTGGTGACTCCACGGTTGATGTGGGGAACAATGACTACCTCAAAACCGTCTTCAGGGCGGACTTCCCTCCATATGGAAGGGACTTCAAGAACCATGAGCCGACCGGGAGGTTCTGCAATGGGAAGCTGGCAACAGATCTCACTG CTGACACCCTGGGATTCACCACCTACCCACCTGCTTATCTTAGCCCACAAGCATCCGGGAAGAACCTGCTCATTGGAGCCAACTTTGCTTCCGCAGGATCTGGTCTCTACGATGAAACTTCTTACTTATCT CATGCCATTCCACTAACTCAGCAGCTGGAGTACTACAAGGAGTACCAATCTAAGCTTGCTCACGTGGCTGGAAGCAGCCAGGCTAAAGCCATCATCTCCGACGCCCTCTACATAGTGAGCACCGGCGCCAGCGACTTCATCCAGAACTACTACATCAATCCTTTTCTCTTCAAGACCCAATCGCCCGACCAGTTCTCCTCGTTCCTCGTTGACATCTTCTCAAACTTTGTCAAG AATTTGTATGGCTTAGGTGCTCGAAGGATCGGCGTGACATCATTGCCACCGCTGGGTTGCCTTCCTGTAACGATCACGCTCTTTGGACATGGCAGCAACCGATGCGTGACGAGACTCAACTCCGATGCGCAGAACTATAACAGGAAGCTAAATGCGGCGACGAACTCGTTAGCTAAGCACTTGCCCAACCTCAAGATCGCGGTCTTCGACATCTACAAGCCCCTGGATGACCTTGTCACCAAGCCTTCCGACTTCG GGTTCTTCGAAGCAAGGAGAGGATGCTGCGGGACCGGGACAGTGGAGACGACGTCGTTGCTGTGCAATCAGCACTCGATCGGGACGTGCCCTAACGCCACCGGGTATGTGTTCTGGGATAGCGTACACCCATCGGAGTCTGCAAACCAAGTGCTTGCAGACTCCCTCATCGTCGAGGGCATCAACCTCATTCTGtga